In a genomic window of Halomonas denitrificans:
- a CDS encoding YbaN family protein, with the protein MQRVHRALALVCLTTGGIGLVLPLLPTTPFLLLAAWSASRGAPELAERIRRHPQFGPAVRDWEDQRAVPRSAKCLALTLLSASALVLVVTDLPQAARAIVLPLLAAIAAWIASRPAPRRGAQ; encoded by the coding sequence ATGCAGCGGGTGCACCGTGCGCTCGCGCTGGTCTGCCTGACCACCGGCGGTATCGGCCTGGTCCTGCCCCTGCTCCCGACCACGCCCTTCCTCTTGCTGGCGGCCTGGTCCGCCTCCCGCGGAGCACCCGAACTGGCCGAACGAATCCGCCGGCACCCGCAGTTCGGGCCGGCCGTACGCGACTGGGAAGACCAGCGCGCCGTTCCCCGGTCTGCCAAGTGCCTCGCGCTGACCCTGCTGTCGGCCAGCGCGCTGGTCCTGGTCGTGACCGACCTTCCGCAAGCGGCGCGGGCGATCGTCCTCCCGCTTCTCGCCGCGATCGCCGCCTGGATCGCAAGCCGACCAGCGCCGCGTCGAGGTGCGCAATGA
- a CDS encoding NnrS family protein → MKTLLATGFRPFFLLAAVHAVASIALWAAMIAGVLPPAAEPTVFWHVHEMLFGFTPAVVAGFLLTAVPNWTSTAPLSGRWLALLVAAWLAGRVATWNLVPGTLHTIAVLGALLFLPALAVAVARPILGEGNRRNYAMPVLLLVLAGAQAMFLIGDHPVRAETLALDIYLVMLLVVGGRITPLFTRNWLKRNGLPADDVGSPMPLDRIALAAVLVAAALAQFDVPLRLVGTACLAAAALQAARLPFWRGWRALRDPLVVVLHLGHAWIVLALLLRGGGLMTAGIPNRAWMHALGIGAMGTLIIGVMARVTLGHTGRPLQVSGLTAFAFGGISLAALLRTLVAVGTLPRDPVLEASALAWIVAFLLFGLSFYRPLTRPRVDGRPG, encoded by the coding sequence ATGAAGACCTTGCTGGCCACCGGCTTCCGACCGTTCTTCCTGCTCGCCGCCGTCCACGCGGTGGCCAGCATCGCGCTCTGGGCGGCGATGATCGCCGGCGTGCTTCCGCCCGCCGCCGAGCCGACGGTGTTCTGGCATGTCCATGAAATGCTGTTCGGTTTCACCCCGGCGGTCGTCGCCGGCTTTCTCCTGACCGCCGTTCCGAACTGGACCTCGACCGCACCGTTGAGCGGTCGATGGCTCGCCCTGCTGGTCGCGGCCTGGCTGGCCGGCCGGGTCGCGACCTGGAACCTGGTGCCGGGAACCCTCCACACCATTGCCGTCCTCGGTGCCTTGCTGTTCCTCCCCGCCCTGGCGGTGGCCGTCGCCCGGCCGATCCTCGGCGAGGGCAATCGCCGGAACTACGCGATGCCGGTCCTGCTCCTGGTCCTTGCCGGCGCCCAGGCGATGTTCCTGATCGGCGACCACCCCGTGCGCGCCGAGACCCTGGCCCTGGACATCTACCTCGTCATGCTGCTGGTCGTCGGTGGTCGCATCACGCCGCTGTTCACGCGTAACTGGCTGAAGCGCAACGGCCTGCCCGCCGACGACGTAGGCAGTCCGATGCCCCTGGATCGAATTGCCCTGGCCGCCGTGCTGGTGGCCGCCGCGCTGGCCCAGTTCGATGTGCCGCTCCGGCTGGTCGGTACCGCGTGCCTGGCCGCTGCCGCGCTGCAGGCGGCCAGGCTTCCCTTCTGGCGGGGCTGGAGGGCGCTGCGCGACCCACTGGTCGTCGTCCTCCACCTCGGCCACGCCTGGATCGTCCTGGCCCTTCTGTTGCGTGGCGGAGGTCTGATGACTGCCGGCATCCCCAACCGGGCGTGGATGCATGCGCTGGGCATCGGCGCGATGGGCACCTTGATCATCGGGGTCATGGCGCGGGTCACGCTCGGTCACACGGGTCGCCCCCTGCAGGTCTCCGGACTCACCGCGTTCGCCTTCGGCGGCATATCCCTGGCTGCCCTGCTGCGAACCCTCGTCGCCGTCGGCACGTTGCCGCGCGACCCGGTGCTGGAAGCCTCCGCGCTGGCCTGGATCGTCGCGTTCTTGCTGTTCGGGCTATCCTTCTATCGTCCGTTGACCCGTCCTCGCGTCGACGGTCGACCCGGCTGA
- a CDS encoding YeiH family protein: MNPTALRVLFLVAAAAMLLPWLTAPIGLAAGAVFGLLLGNPYAERTGKLAGQLLKVCVVGLGFGLSLPAVLETGATGLWLMGLWVILVLGTGLLLARAFGVESATGRLVSAGTAICGGTAIAAVAPVLRAKSESISTAMACVFVLNAVALYLYPWTGRQLGLSESQFALWAAVAIHDTSSVVGAASAYGPQALAEATVLKLARALWILPLVLGFALLVARDDGTSRLAGFKPPVFIGVFVLAAAARSLLPSGEPLFDALYLAARQGLVLVLFLVGAGLSRDLLARVGWRPFAHGLTLWLLATAASLAAVLAWVT, from the coding sequence ATGAACCCGACCGCCCTCCGCGTGCTGTTTCTCGTCGCCGCCGCCGCGATGCTGCTGCCGTGGCTCACGGCGCCGATCGGCCTGGCGGCCGGTGCGGTCTTCGGCCTGCTGCTCGGCAATCCGTACGCAGAGCGAACCGGGAAACTGGCCGGCCAGCTTCTGAAGGTCTGCGTCGTCGGCCTGGGCTTCGGCCTGTCGCTGCCCGCCGTGCTGGAAACGGGCGCGACGGGGCTCTGGCTGATGGGGCTCTGGGTGATCCTGGTCCTCGGCACGGGGCTTCTCCTGGCACGCGCCTTCGGGGTGGAATCGGCCACCGGTCGCCTGGTGTCGGCCGGCACGGCGATCTGCGGCGGCACGGCGATCGCCGCCGTCGCGCCGGTGCTGCGGGCGAAATCGGAGTCCATCTCCACCGCGATGGCCTGCGTGTTCGTGCTCAATGCCGTCGCGCTGTACCTGTATCCGTGGACCGGTCGCCAGCTGGGCCTGAGCGAATCGCAGTTCGCGCTCTGGGCGGCGGTCGCGATCCACGACACCAGTTCGGTGGTCGGCGCGGCCTCGGCGTACGGGCCCCAGGCGCTGGCCGAGGCGACGGTACTGAAGCTGGCCCGCGCGCTGTGGATCCTGCCGCTGGTGCTCGGCTTCGCGCTGCTGGTCGCCCGCGACGACGGCACGTCGCGGCTCGCGGGCTTCAAGCCGCCGGTCTTCATCGGCGTGTTCGTGCTGGCGGCGGCGGCGCGCTCGCTGCTGCCCTCCGGCGAGCCCCTGTTCGATGCCCTGTATCTCGCGGCCCGACAGGGACTGGTGCTGGTGCTGTTCCTGGTCGGCGCGGGGCTGTCCCGCGATCTGCTGGCCCGGGTCGGCTGGCGCCCGTTCGCGCACGGGCTGACGCTGTGGCTGCTCGCGACCGCAGCGAGCCTCGCGGCGGTGCTCGCCTGGGTCACATGA
- a CDS encoding alkane 1-monooxygenase, with amino-acid sequence MDATMAPDASGRKSRLRPLGYWLIFTVPALMPAAWWLVQATGSYVCTALPLVWLYGVLPVADVLIGRDRAPPVLAQDTWLNRRFIPWLCLPVHLITIFGSLWLLPQMPWWAGALWIASLGYVGGVMAINVGHELIHRKSRLDRTVGGLLLSSVNYATFKIEHVRGHHVWVATEHDPSSARRGQTPYTFVPRALVRNTLNGWTLETARLKRMDLPWWKHEMLGWTAVVAVFAVTAWFVAGGIGVLGFFAQGLVAAATLEVINFVEHYGLERKKLENGRYERPTPQHSWNSDFWLSNGLLLQLQRHSDHHANPGRPFTQLRSWPEAPQLPLGYSAMLPIALLPPVFRRLIHPRLDARKRASSG; translated from the coding sequence ATGGACGCGACGATGGCCCCGGATGCCTCCGGCCGGAAATCCCGGCTTCGGCCGCTCGGCTACTGGCTGATCTTCACCGTGCCGGCGCTGATGCCGGCGGCTTGGTGGCTGGTGCAGGCCACGGGCTCCTACGTGTGCACCGCGCTGCCACTGGTCTGGCTGTACGGCGTGCTGCCGGTCGCCGACGTGCTGATCGGCCGCGATCGCGCGCCGCCGGTTCTCGCGCAGGACACCTGGCTGAACCGCCGATTCATTCCCTGGCTGTGCCTTCCGGTGCACCTGATCACCATCTTCGGCTCCCTGTGGCTGCTGCCGCAGATGCCGTGGTGGGCCGGTGCGCTGTGGATCGCGTCGCTGGGCTACGTCGGCGGGGTGATGGCGATCAACGTCGGCCACGAGCTGATCCACCGGAAATCGAGGCTCGACCGCACGGTCGGCGGCCTGCTGCTGTCGAGCGTCAACTACGCGACCTTCAAGATCGAGCACGTCCGCGGCCACCACGTCTGGGTCGCCACCGAGCACGACCCGTCCTCGGCCCGGCGCGGCCAGACGCCGTACACCTTCGTCCCAAGAGCCCTGGTCCGGAACACGCTCAACGGCTGGACGCTGGAAACGGCCCGCCTGAAGCGGATGGACCTGCCGTGGTGGAAGCACGAGATGCTTGGCTGGACCGCCGTCGTCGCGGTGTTCGCCGTCACGGCCTGGTTCGTCGCCGGCGGGATCGGCGTGCTGGGCTTCTTCGCCCAGGGCCTGGTCGCCGCGGCGACGCTGGAGGTCATCAACTTCGTCGAGCACTACGGCCTGGAGCGGAAGAAACTCGAAAACGGCCGCTACGAGCGCCCGACGCCGCAGCACTCCTGGAACTCCGATTTCTGGTTGAGCAACGGCCTGCTGCTCCAGCTCCAGCGCCACTCGGACCACCACGCCAACCCCGGCCGCCCGTTCACCCAGCTCAGGAGCTGGCCCGAGGCCCCGCAACTGCCGCTGGGCTACTCGGCGATGCTCCCGATCGCGCTCCTGCCGCCGGTGTTTCGGAGACTCATCCACCCGCGCCTGGATGCCCGAAAACGGGCCTCGTCCGGTTGA
- a CDS encoding GNAT family N-acetyltransferase, translated as MTDSAVQGSALESREADLDDPRVQRLLETHTLRALANARCREGHALDLDALRQPSIEVRVLLLDGEPVAVGALRTLDATHGELKSMFVADEARGQGVGRALLDHLVDVARGKGMTRLSLETGTSDYFDAARALYARNGFETCEPFADLPPHDDSVFMTRAI; from the coding sequence GTGACTGACAGCGCGGTTCAGGGATCGGCGCTGGAGTCGCGCGAGGCGGACCTCGACGACCCGCGGGTGCAGCGTCTCCTCGAGACGCACACCCTTCGAGCCCTGGCCAACGCCCGCTGCCGCGAAGGCCACGCCCTCGACCTCGATGCACTGCGTCAGCCATCCATCGAAGTGCGCGTCCTCCTGCTCGACGGAGAACCCGTCGCCGTCGGCGCGCTGCGCACCCTCGATGCCACCCACGGCGAACTGAAGTCGATGTTCGTCGCCGACGAGGCCCGCGGGCAGGGCGTCGGCCGAGCCCTGCTCGACCATCTGGTCGACGTTGCACGAGGCAAGGGCATGACCCGTCTGAGCCTGGAAACCGGAACGTCGGACTATTTCGACGCCGCCCGTGCGCTCTACGCGCGAAACGGCTTCGAGACCTGCGAGCCCTTCGCCGACCTGCCGCCGCACGACGACAGCGTATTCATGACGCGAGCGATCTGA
- a CDS encoding nitric-oxide reductase large subunit, giving the protein MDPTRRLWWILGVMFALSFGALLFIGSEIYREMPPIPEQVVSEDGSTIYTRDDIQRGRQVWQTLGGQQTGSVWGHGAYVAPDWSADWLHREAVAILDIWSEGEFGTSFDRLDGERQAALRARLVPEMRTNTFDPADGTVVVSVDRAEAIEQVHGHYQALFGSDPEFHTLREQYAIADGALASTERQELLPAFFFWASWAASTERPGSDITYTNNWPHEPLVENTPSTGMAMWSMASIILLLGGVGALCWYYVATRHEGELPTPPANDPLLGGGPTPSQRAVAKYFYTVIGLFLAQMLLGMITAHYAVEGHGFYGFNLSEILPYSVARTWHTQLGVFWIATAWLATGLYVAPVISGHEPKFQKLGVDVLYVALLVVVVGSMAGEWFGVMQRFDLDTNFWLGHQGWEYVDLGRFWQILLFAGLMIWLGLVGRSLWPALKQPSENRALIVILFLSTIAIGLFYAAGLTWGKHTHLSMVTYWRWWVVHLWVEGFFEVFATAVVALLFTRMGLVRAKLATHAVLFATIVFLFGGILGTLHHLYFAGTPTSVIAIGAVFSALEVVPLVLIGFEAWENFQMRRAAPWVARYKWPILFFVAVAFWNLVGAGLLGFLINPPISLYYIQGLNTTPAHGHAALFGVYGMLGIGLLLFGLRGLTRDAGWNSRLLKPTFWLLNIGLAAMVFGSLLPAGVYQAFWSITEGLWYARSPEIIHSTVMETLVWLRVPGDILFAAGGALLAWFVFGLWRGGRLEARPVDTSAPQRPADSEAGAEPAVVRSVGKP; this is encoded by the coding sequence ATGGATCCGACACGAAGACTCTGGTGGATTCTCGGCGTGATGTTCGCGCTTTCGTTCGGCGCATTGCTGTTCATCGGCTCGGAGATCTACCGCGAAATGCCGCCGATCCCGGAGCAGGTGGTCAGCGAGGACGGATCGACGATCTACACCCGCGACGACATCCAGCGCGGTCGCCAGGTGTGGCAGACGCTCGGGGGTCAACAGACCGGCTCCGTCTGGGGCCATGGCGCCTACGTGGCGCCGGACTGGTCGGCCGACTGGCTGCACCGCGAGGCGGTCGCGATCCTCGATATCTGGTCCGAAGGAGAGTTCGGAACGTCCTTCGACCGCCTCGATGGCGAGCGGCAGGCCGCACTACGCGCCCGGCTGGTGCCCGAGATGCGGACCAACACCTTCGATCCGGCCGACGGCACGGTCGTGGTGTCGGTCGACCGGGCCGAAGCGATCGAACAGGTGCACGGGCACTACCAGGCACTGTTCGGAAGCGACCCGGAGTTTCACACCCTGCGAGAGCAATACGCGATCGCCGACGGCGCCCTGGCTTCGACGGAGCGGCAGGAGTTGCTGCCGGCGTTCTTCTTCTGGGCCTCCTGGGCGGCGAGCACGGAGCGCCCGGGCTCGGACATCACCTATACCAACAACTGGCCCCACGAGCCGCTGGTCGAAAACACGCCCAGTACCGGAATGGCGATGTGGTCGATGGCCTCGATCATCCTGCTGCTCGGTGGCGTCGGCGCCCTGTGTTGGTACTACGTGGCCACGCGCCACGAGGGCGAGCTGCCCACGCCGCCGGCCAACGATCCGCTGCTCGGTGGAGGTCCCACGCCCTCCCAGCGAGCGGTGGCGAAGTACTTCTACACGGTGATCGGGCTGTTCCTGGCCCAGATGCTGCTCGGGATGATCACCGCCCACTACGCCGTCGAGGGCCACGGCTTCTATGGCTTCAACCTGTCCGAAATCCTGCCGTATTCGGTCGCCCGGACCTGGCACACCCAGCTCGGCGTGTTCTGGATCGCGACGGCCTGGCTGGCCACGGGTCTGTACGTGGCGCCGGTGATCTCCGGCCATGAACCGAAGTTCCAGAAGCTCGGTGTGGACGTGCTGTACGTCGCCCTGCTCGTCGTCGTCGTCGGCTCGATGGCCGGAGAGTGGTTCGGGGTGATGCAACGCTTCGATCTCGACACCAACTTCTGGCTCGGGCACCAGGGGTGGGAGTATGTCGATCTCGGCCGGTTCTGGCAGATCCTGCTGTTCGCCGGCCTGATGATCTGGCTGGGGCTGGTCGGGCGGTCGCTCTGGCCCGCCCTGAAGCAGCCGTCGGAGAACCGGGCCCTGATCGTCATCCTGTTCCTGTCGACGATCGCGATCGGGCTCTTCTACGCGGCCGGGCTGACCTGGGGCAAGCACACGCATCTTTCGATGGTGACCTACTGGCGCTGGTGGGTGGTCCACCTCTGGGTCGAGGGCTTCTTCGAGGTGTTCGCGACCGCCGTGGTGGCCTTGCTGTTCACGCGCATGGGCCTGGTCCGCGCGAAGCTGGCGACCCACGCGGTGCTGTTCGCGACGATCGTGTTCCTGTTCGGCGGCATCCTGGGAACGCTCCATCACCTTTACTTCGCCGGCACGCCGACGAGCGTGATCGCGATCGGTGCGGTGTTCTCCGCCCTCGAGGTCGTGCCGCTGGTGCTGATCGGCTTCGAGGCCTGGGAGAACTTCCAGATGCGGCGGGCCGCCCCCTGGGTCGCTCGCTACAAGTGGCCGATCCTGTTCTTCGTCGCGGTGGCGTTCTGGAACCTGGTCGGTGCCGGGCTGCTCGGTTTCCTGATCAACCCGCCGATCTCGCTGTACTACATCCAGGGCCTGAACACGACCCCGGCACACGGCCACGCCGCGCTGTTCGGTGTCTACGGCATGCTCGGCATCGGCCTGCTGCTGTTCGGCCTGCGCGGGCTGACTCGCGATGCCGGATGGAACTCCCGCCTGCTGAAGCCGACCTTCTGGCTGCTCAACATCGGCCTGGCGGCCATGGTGTTCGGTTCGCTGCTGCCGGCCGGCGTCTACCAGGCGTTCTGGTCCATCACCGAGGGACTGTGGTACGCGCGTTCTCCCGAGATCATCCATTCGACCGTCATGGAAACGCTGGTCTGGCTGCGCGTGCCGGGTGACATCCTGTTCGCCGCCGGCGGGGCGCTGCTGGCCTGGTTCGTGTTCGGGCTGTGGCGGGGCGGGCGCCTCGAAGCACGGCCGGTGGACACCTCTGCACCGCAACGGCCGGCTGACAGCGAGGCCGGTGCCGAGCCGGCCGTGGTCCGGTCGGTCGGAAAGCCGTAG
- a CDS encoding Rrf2 family transcriptional regulator — MRLTQYTDFSLRVLIYLALRPGQRCRIREISEAYGISNNHLMKVVQRLAAAGFVDSRRGAGGGLQLGRPPAEINLADVVSEMEPDFGMVECMRPDNACVITPACALPPLLARATRAYLDVLRDHTLADLLPNGKVGPLKQLLKIGNEPAVM, encoded by the coding sequence ATGCGCCTGACCCAGTACACGGATTTTTCCCTACGCGTCCTGATCTACCTCGCGCTCCGCCCGGGCCAGCGGTGTCGGATCCGCGAAATCTCCGAGGCCTACGGAATCTCCAACAACCACCTGATGAAGGTCGTCCAGCGCCTGGCCGCCGCCGGCTTCGTCGACTCCCGGCGCGGCGCCGGGGGCGGACTCCAACTGGGCCGGCCGCCGGCCGAGATCAACCTCGCCGACGTGGTTTCCGAAATGGAGCCGGACTTCGGCATGGTCGAGTGCATGCGGCCGGATAACGCCTGCGTGATCACTCCGGCCTGTGCGCTTCCGCCGCTCCTGGCTCGCGCGACCCGCGCCTACCTCGACGTCCTGCGCGACCACACGCTGGCCGACCTGCTGCCGAACGGCAAGGTCGGGCCGCTGAAGCAACTGCTGAAGATCGGGAACGAACCCGCGGTCATGTGA
- a CDS encoding NADPH:quinone oxidoreductase family protein: MRAIQVHEFADPSKVEVHEIDDAPEPGRGQVRLTVAGVGIGYFDGLLVSGQYQIRPELPFVPGSSMAGIVESVGDGVTHLKAGQPVASFALHGGLAERVVLPAASCVPLPASVDPHAAANFFVSWATGLYGLREIGKVRGGETVLILGAAGSTGTTAIECAKALGAKVIAAASTESKRVHCRDHGADEVVDYTADGWRDEVKAMTGGRGVDAVYDPVGGESAEPALRLLAPGGRYLVVGFVTGIAKIPLNLPLLKRCSIHGVNWGGSVMADPSVVPPVLSTLVEWAASGTIDAAPAQVYPLARTGDAFAALFSRESTGARVVDPRA; this comes from the coding sequence ATGCGCGCCATCCAGGTTCACGAATTCGCCGACCCGTCGAAGGTCGAAGTCCACGAGATCGACGACGCCCCCGAGCCCGGACGGGGTCAGGTGCGGCTGACGGTGGCCGGCGTCGGCATCGGCTATTTCGACGGTCTGCTGGTCAGCGGGCAGTACCAGATCCGGCCCGAGCTCCCGTTCGTGCCCGGCAGTTCGATGGCCGGCATCGTCGAATCGGTCGGCGACGGGGTGACGCACCTGAAGGCCGGTCAGCCGGTCGCTTCCTTCGCCCTGCACGGCGGCCTGGCCGAGCGCGTCGTGCTGCCCGCCGCGTCCTGCGTGCCGCTGCCGGCATCGGTGGACCCGCACGCCGCGGCCAACTTCTTCGTGTCCTGGGCCACCGGTCTGTACGGCCTGCGCGAGATCGGCAAGGTGCGGGGCGGCGAGACCGTGCTGATCCTCGGCGCGGCGGGCAGCACCGGGACCACGGCGATCGAATGCGCGAAAGCGCTGGGCGCGAAGGTGATCGCTGCCGCATCGACGGAGTCCAAGCGCGTGCATTGCCGGGACCACGGCGCCGACGAGGTGGTCGACTACACCGCGGACGGCTGGCGCGACGAGGTCAAGGCGATGACCGGGGGCAGGGGTGTCGACGCGGTCTACGATCCGGTCGGCGGCGAGTCCGCCGAACCGGCGCTCAGGCTGCTGGCGCCGGGCGGGCGCTACCTGGTGGTCGGCTTCGTGACCGGCATCGCGAAGATACCCCTCAACCTGCCGCTGCTCAAGCGCTGCAGCATCCACGGCGTGAACTGGGGCGGATCGGTCATGGCCGATCCGTCGGTGGTGCCGCCGGTGCTGTCGACCTTGGTCGAGTGGGCGGCCTCGGGAACGATCGATGCGGCACCGGCACAGGTCTACCCGCTGGCTCGAACCGGGGACGCGTTCGCGGCGCTGTTCTCGCGCGAATCCACCGGCGCGCGGGTCGTCGACCCACGCGCTTGA
- a CDS encoding integrin alpha — protein sequence MRGRVGQTMPFLLLFFGSFAGPVAAQLLVENNQKLYHPTGSGSFGAAIAIADMDGDGFPDLVIGNPEKMFFGQFSDLPNAGELAIIPNQQGQFPTDSFLWERYVQSTSQQPNFIGRVDEDDFFGHAVATGDFDGDGQSDVMVGAPGDHFPVDGMPIRLSLGSATVAYGDAAIGLNRMRIWRQAAPNVNSQLTSIVPGNAEDGERFGWVLAVGDFNGDGIDDVAVGVPGETLDGTANATGAVNVIYGSSPAGLTEDDAQFLHQGTPGIVGAPEAGDEFGHALAAGNFNCDAYDDLVVGIHKEDIGDVTDAGAAVVLYGGPSGLGTEVLPTESFHQGRGDVRGDAEVGDRLGSSLASGDFNGDGCDDLAVGVPFEAVSTLATAGAVAVFYGSSANGLTADDDEFITGGWAEDTESGDRFGTSLATGDFNDDGRDDLVVSVPGEDYDGGPVDSGAVNILYGSNAGLVAEGSEVWHAGTPGIIGDPQPTSEFGTGLATGRLNYGDKDDLVIGVPWDPPEWGSVNILLTDGPFFLDGFESD from the coding sequence ATGCGCGGACGAGTCGGTCAGACGATGCCCTTCTTGCTGCTGTTCTTCGGCTCGTTCGCCGGGCCGGTCGCGGCTCAGCTCCTGGTCGAGAACAACCAGAAGCTCTACCACCCGACCGGGTCCGGCAGCTTCGGCGCGGCCATCGCGATCGCGGACATGGACGGCGACGGGTTCCCGGACCTGGTGATCGGCAATCCGGAGAAGATGTTCTTCGGCCAGTTTTCCGATTTGCCGAATGCGGGCGAACTCGCGATCATTCCCAACCAACAGGGCCAATTCCCGACCGACTCCTTTCTCTGGGAGCGGTACGTCCAGTCGACATCGCAGCAGCCCAACTTCATCGGGCGGGTCGACGAGGACGACTTCTTCGGACACGCGGTCGCGACGGGCGACTTCGATGGCGACGGCCAGAGCGATGTCATGGTCGGAGCGCCAGGCGATCACTTTCCCGTCGATGGAATGCCGATCCGCCTCTCCCTGGGCTCCGCCACGGTGGCCTACGGCGATGCGGCAATCGGCCTGAACCGCATGCGCATCTGGCGGCAGGCGGCTCCGAACGTGAATTCGCAGCTGACCTCGATCGTTCCGGGCAACGCCGAAGACGGCGAGCGATTCGGCTGGGTGCTCGCGGTCGGCGATTTCAATGGCGACGGGATCGACGACGTGGCCGTCGGCGTGCCCGGCGAGACGCTGGACGGCACCGCGAACGCCACGGGCGCCGTCAACGTGATCTACGGCAGTTCCCCAGCGGGGCTGACCGAGGACGACGCGCAGTTCCTGCACCAGGGCACGCCCGGAATCGTGGGCGCGCCCGAAGCCGGAGACGAATTCGGCCATGCACTCGCCGCAGGAAACTTCAACTGCGACGCCTACGACGACCTCGTGGTCGGTATTCACAAGGAAGACATCGGCGACGTGACCGATGCCGGCGCGGCGGTGGTGCTGTACGGTGGGCCGTCGGGCCTTGGAACCGAGGTCCTGCCGACCGAGTCCTTCCACCAGGGGCGGGGCGATGTGCGAGGCGACGCCGAGGTGGGCGACCGGCTCGGCTCGTCACTGGCCAGTGGCGATTTCAACGGTGATGGGTGTGATGACCTGGCCGTGGGCGTTCCCTTCGAGGCGGTAAGCACGCTCGCGACGGCCGGCGCCGTTGCGGTGTTCTACGGATCGTCTGCAAATGGCCTGACCGCGGACGACGATGAGTTCATTACGGGCGGCTGGGCCGAAGACACGGAATCCGGCGACCGCTTCGGTACAAGCTTGGCGACCGGCGATTTCAACGACGACGGCAGGGACGACCTGGTCGTGTCCGTACCGGGCGAGGACTACGACGGTGGACCGGTCGACTCGGGGGCCGTGAACATCCTCTACGGGTCGAACGCCGGGCTGGTGGCGGAGGGCAGCGAAGTCTGGCATGCGGGTACGCCCGGCATCATCGGTGACCCTCAGCCGACCAGCGAGTTCGGCACCGGGCTGGCCACCGGTCGGCTCAATTACGGAGACAAGGACGATCTCGTCATCGGCGTGCCGTGGGACCCGCCGGAGTGGGGCAGCGTGAACATTTTGCTGACCGACGGTCCCTTCTTCCTCGACGGTTTCGAGAGTGACTGA
- a CDS encoding OsmC family protein, whose product MKRSASAQWKGNLENGQGTLTSDSGVLDSTPYSFKTRFKDENGTNPEELVGAAHAGCFSMALSMILGQHDFTAERIDTRATVQLDEVDGGFAITKIHLHCRASVPGASAEQFAEAAEAAKANCPISKLFTAEITMDAALEG is encoded by the coding sequence ATGAAACGTTCTGCATCCGCACAGTGGAAAGGCAACCTGGAAAACGGTCAGGGCACGCTGACCTCCGACAGCGGCGTGCTCGATTCCACGCCCTACTCCTTCAAGACCCGTTTCAAGGACGAGAACGGCACCAACCCGGAAGAGCTGGTCGGCGCGGCCCACGCCGGCTGCTTCTCGATGGCGCTGTCGATGATCCTCGGCCAGCACGACTTCACCGCCGAGCGCATCGACACCCGGGCCACCGTCCAACTCGACGAGGTCGACGGCGGCTTCGCGATCACGAAGATCCACCTGCACTGCCGCGCGTCCGTGCCGGGCGCGAGCGCCGAACAGTTCGCCGAGGCCGCCGAGGCGGCCAAGGCGAATTGCCCGATCTCGAAGCTGTTCACCGCCGAGATCACGATGGACGCGGCGCTGGAGGGCTGA